In Synechococcus sp. UW69, a single genomic region encodes these proteins:
- a CDS encoding S41 family peptidase, with amino-acid sequence MTRGRFLESFLRSTPLLLLLGVGGITTAVTFSKPGFSLPYSYQLDSITDSPKEVIDQVWQIVYRDYLDSSGDFNENSWRKLRADLLSKSYLGTTESYEAIRGMLSSLDDPYTRFMDPKEFKEMQIDTSGELLGVGIQLSLDKETEELVVVSPIEGTPASRAGVQSKDVIVTIDGVSTEGMSTGDAVKLIRGPEGTSVVLGLRRDGDVIDFSLERARIEINAVESSMNTSPKGYKVGYIRLKQFNAKASREMSTAIKELENSDADGYVLDLRSNPGGLLEASVEITRQWLNEGIIVSTKTREGIRDVRRATGSALTDKPLVILIDQGSASASEIVSGALQDNGRAILVGAKTYGKGVVQAVRGLADGSGMTVTVAKYLTPNGTDIHKFGIKPDIEALVKKKEINNFKIEDLGTEKDSQYVQAITALTERISLSEVGTTYQPGKANLSYALP; translated from the coding sequence ATGACTCGAGGTCGCTTTTTGGAGTCATTTCTTCGTTCAACACCCCTTCTGCTTTTGCTCGGAGTTGGTGGCATCACTACGGCTGTTACGTTCAGCAAACCGGGCTTTTCGCTTCCTTACTCATACCAACTTGACTCGATCACTGACAGTCCCAAAGAGGTAATTGATCAGGTCTGGCAAATAGTTTATCGCGATTACCTCGACTCTTCAGGTGATTTCAACGAGAACAGCTGGAGAAAATTACGTGCTGATTTGCTGAGTAAATCCTACCTGGGAACCACGGAGTCTTATGAGGCTATCCGAGGAATGCTCTCAAGCCTTGATGATCCATACACCCGTTTTATGGATCCAAAAGAATTTAAAGAGATGCAGATTGACACATCCGGAGAACTATTAGGTGTTGGGATTCAGCTCAGTCTCGACAAAGAAACCGAGGAACTCGTTGTTGTCTCGCCGATTGAAGGCACACCTGCTTCTCGGGCCGGTGTTCAATCCAAGGACGTGATTGTCACAATCGATGGGGTGTCTACGGAAGGGATGTCGACTGGAGATGCCGTAAAACTAATTCGCGGACCTGAGGGAACGAGCGTCGTGCTGGGTCTTCGTCGAGATGGTGATGTTATTGATTTTTCACTTGAACGTGCACGCATTGAGATTAATGCAGTGGAAAGCTCGATGAACACTTCTCCCAAAGGTTACAAGGTTGGTTATATTCGTCTCAAGCAGTTCAATGCTAAGGCGTCTCGCGAAATGAGCACTGCGATTAAAGAATTAGAGAATTCTGACGCTGATGGTTATGTTCTTGATCTGCGCAGTAATCCTGGTGGACTTCTCGAAGCTAGTGTGGAAATAACACGTCAGTGGCTCAATGAAGGAATTATTGTAAGCACCAAAACTCGTGAAGGCATTCGCGATGTCAGGCGTGCCACAGGTAGCGCCTTAACAGATAAACCTCTTGTGATTTTAATTGACCAGGGTTCAGCGAGTGCGAGTGAAATTGTTTCAGGCGCACTTCAAGATAATGGTCGCGCCATATTGGTTGGTGCCAAAACATACGGAAAAGGCGTAGTTCAAGCAGTTCGCGGACTTGCTGACGGCTCGGGCATGACTGTAACGGTTGCTAAATATCTAACTCCGAATGGAACGGATATTCACAAGTTTGGGATCAAACCTGATATTGAAGCCCTCGTCAAGAAAAAGGAAATCAATAACTTCAAAATTGAGGACCTGGGTACAGAAAAAGATTCACAATACGTACAAGCCATCACTGCGTTGACTGAACGAATCTCTCTCTCAGAAGTTGGCACAACATACCAACCAGGCAAAGCCAATCTGAGTTACGCCTTGCCGTAA
- the ispG gene encoding (E)-4-hydroxy-3-methylbut-2-enyl-diphosphate synthase, which translates to MTALDRRYDTKIHRRVTRTVMVGDVPVGSEHPIVVQSMINEDTLDIEGSVAGILRLVEAGCEIVRVTTPSIGHAKAMAKIRASLRAQGCTVPLVADVHHNGIKIALEVAKHVDKVRINPGLFVFDKPDPDRQEFTKEEFEAIGARIRETFEPLVTLLRDQNKALRIGVNHGSLAERMLFTFGDTPEGMVESAMEFVRICHELDFHNIVISMKASRAPVMLAAYRLMADTMDKEGFNYPLHLGVTEAGDGDYGRIKSTAGIATLLADGLGDTLRVSLTEAPEKEIPVCYSILQSLGLRKTMVEYVACPSCGRTLFNLEEVLHKVRDATQHLQGLDIAVMGCIVNGPGEMADADYGYVGKGPGTIALYRGREEIGKVPEADGVEALIQLIKEDGRWVEPA; encoded by the coding sequence ATGACTGCCCTGGATCGGCGTTACGACACCAAGATCCACCGCCGTGTAACCCGCACCGTGATGGTGGGGGATGTGCCTGTGGGAAGTGAGCACCCGATCGTGGTGCAGTCGATGATCAATGAGGACACTCTCGATATTGAGGGGTCGGTTGCCGGGATCTTGCGACTTGTGGAGGCCGGCTGCGAAATCGTTCGGGTGACCACACCTTCCATTGGTCATGCCAAAGCCATGGCCAAGATCCGGGCTTCGCTGAGGGCGCAGGGTTGCACGGTTCCCCTTGTGGCCGATGTTCACCACAACGGCATCAAGATCGCCCTGGAAGTCGCCAAGCATGTCGACAAGGTTCGAATCAATCCAGGTCTTTTTGTTTTCGATAAACCCGATCCAGACCGGCAGGAGTTCACCAAGGAAGAGTTCGAGGCCATTGGTGCACGCATCCGCGAGACCTTTGAACCCCTAGTCACCCTGCTGCGGGATCAGAACAAAGCCCTGAGAATTGGGGTCAATCACGGCTCGCTTGCCGAGCGGATGCTCTTCACCTTCGGGGACACCCCTGAGGGAATGGTCGAATCAGCGATGGAATTCGTTCGGATCTGCCATGAGCTTGATTTCCACAACATCGTGATTTCGATGAAGGCCTCGCGAGCTCCAGTGATGCTTGCGGCCTATCGGCTGATGGCAGACACCATGGACAAGGAAGGCTTCAATTACCCATTGCATCTGGGGGTAACGGAAGCCGGAGATGGAGATTACGGAAGGATCAAGAGCACGGCGGGGATCGCCACTTTGTTGGCGGATGGTCTCGGCGACACCTTGCGGGTCTCGCTCACGGAAGCACCAGAAAAGGAAATTCCTGTCTGTTACTCGATCCTCCAGTCCCTGGGACTGCGCAAAACCATGGTCGAGTACGTGGCCTGCCCCAGTTGTGGTCGCACCTTGTTCAATCTGGAGGAGGTGTTGCACAAAGTGCGGGATGCGACCCAGCATCTGCAAGGTCTTGATATCGCCGTGATGGGATGCATCGTCAACGGCCCTGGAGAAATGGCTGATGCGGACTATGGCTATGTCGGTAAAGGGCCCGGAACCATTGCTCTTTATCGCGGTCGCGAAGAAATCGGCAAGGTTCCGGAAGCTGATGGCGTTGAGGCTCTGATCCAGTTGATCAAAGAGGACGGTCGCTGGGTTGAGCCCGCCTGA
- a CDS encoding uracil-DNA glycosylase, with amino-acid sequence MTGSSLENCHLCTACELASTRQTVVISRGNPNADLMLIGEAPGAQEDDQGIPFVGRSGRALDQLLREADLDPSRDLYICNAIKCRPPNNRRPKKAELAACRPWLNLQLEAMNPKVIVLTGATAVEAILGIKGGMTQLRGQWQSWNGRAVMPIFHPSYLLRNPSKAAGAPLDLTRQDLAAIRHRLCEPWTASNSAP; translated from the coding sequence ATGACCGGTTCAAGCCTGGAGAATTGCCACCTCTGCACGGCCTGTGAACTGGCCAGCACGCGCCAGACAGTCGTCATCAGTCGCGGCAATCCAAACGCTGATCTGATGCTGATTGGTGAAGCCCCAGGAGCTCAGGAAGATGACCAGGGCATCCCTTTTGTAGGTCGCTCCGGTCGTGCGCTTGATCAATTGCTACGGGAGGCGGACCTTGACCCCTCCCGTGATTTGTACATCTGCAATGCCATCAAGTGCAGACCGCCGAATAACCGGCGACCGAAGAAAGCAGAGCTGGCCGCCTGCCGTCCGTGGCTGAATCTTCAACTTGAGGCCATGAACCCCAAAGTGATTGTGCTCACCGGAGCAACCGCTGTGGAAGCAATCCTCGGGATCAAAGGAGGCATGACCCAGTTACGCGGCCAGTGGCAGAGCTGGAATGGACGGGCTGTGATGCCGATTTTTCACCCTTCGTATCTTCTGCGGAATCCCTCCAAAGCGGCAGGTGCTCCCCTAGATCTGACCCGACAGGATCTCGCCGCGATTCGTCATCGCCTGTGCGAGCCTTGGACTGCTTCCAACTCAGCTCCATGA
- a CDS encoding VOC family protein, translating to MNAMQISWVLAADDTGNLGRFYSDLFQARLIPGMADHHCVVEFGNGTRLEIYRPSRKRSFPTRGRALAPCLRLDPSLDPLPELQSLLSTALERGGSLLEEARVEAFGAEAWIKDPEGNPLLLLAPLASADSMS from the coding sequence ATGAACGCGATGCAGATCAGTTGGGTTCTGGCCGCTGATGACACCGGCAACCTTGGCCGCTTTTACAGCGACTTGTTCCAGGCCAGGTTGATTCCTGGGATGGCAGACCACCACTGCGTCGTTGAGTTTGGCAATGGAACTCGGCTTGAGATCTACAGGCCCTCGCGCAAGCGCTCTTTTCCCACGCGTGGGCGTGCGTTGGCTCCTTGTTTACGTTTGGATCCATCGCTAGATCCGCTGCCTGAGCTTCAAAGTCTTCTCAGCACGGCCCTTGAGCGTGGTGGATCACTTCTGGAGGAAGCGCGGGTCGAAGCCTTTGGTGCCGAGGCCTGGATCAAGGATCCTGAGGGCAATCCACTGTTGCTGTTGGCTCCCTTGGCCTCTGCTGATTCGATGTCATGA
- a CDS encoding pyridoxal phosphate-dependent aminotransferase, protein MPRPPELSDRAVALKPSLTLEISAKAKALRDSGKDICSLSAGEPDFNTPLFIVEAAQRALASGFTRYGPASGDPDLRAALAHKLTVENEIPTQPEQVLITNGGKQAIYNLFQVLLNPGDEVLLSAPYWLSYPEMAALAGASTTIIPTKADEGFHLDLDLLEQQITTRSRLLVINSPGNPSGQVMPRAELEALAELVARHPQLMVMSDEIYEYLLADGQQHCSFAAIAEEIRDRCFTVNGFAKGWAMTGWRLGYLAGDAAVIKAASALQSQSTSNVCSFAQRGALAAIEGSRDCVREMAISYNHRRTLLTEGLLALDGITLTPPQGAFYAFPRLPDGAPDSMEFCRQALEQEGLAVVPGLAFGDDRCIRLSCAVSDETINDGLKRLKRLLSAI, encoded by the coding sequence ATGCCACGCCCGCCAGAACTTTCCGATCGGGCCGTGGCCCTGAAACCGTCCTTGACGCTGGAGATCAGTGCCAAGGCCAAAGCGCTCCGCGACAGCGGCAAAGACATCTGCAGCCTTAGTGCAGGAGAACCGGACTTCAACACACCCTTGTTCATTGTTGAAGCAGCACAGCGGGCACTCGCATCAGGCTTCACCCGGTACGGCCCCGCATCCGGCGATCCCGATCTACGTGCCGCGCTCGCACACAAACTGACTGTTGAAAACGAGATTCCAACCCAACCTGAGCAGGTTCTGATTACCAACGGCGGGAAGCAGGCGATCTACAACCTGTTCCAGGTTCTGCTCAATCCCGGCGATGAGGTGCTGCTCTCTGCTCCTTACTGGCTGAGCTACCCGGAGATGGCTGCCCTGGCTGGTGCCAGCACAACCATCATCCCCACGAAAGCTGATGAGGGATTCCACCTGGATCTCGACTTGCTGGAGCAGCAAATCACCACCCGCAGCCGTCTTCTGGTGATCAATTCACCCGGAAACCCCAGCGGTCAGGTCATGCCACGGGCCGAGCTCGAGGCTCTCGCCGAACTTGTGGCCCGTCACCCCCAGCTGATGGTGATGAGCGATGAGATCTATGAATATCTCCTGGCTGACGGCCAACAGCACTGCAGCTTTGCTGCGATTGCCGAGGAGATCCGCGATCGGTGTTTCACCGTGAATGGTTTTGCCAAAGGCTGGGCCATGACGGGCTGGCGCCTGGGATACCTCGCCGGTGATGCAGCCGTCATCAAGGCCGCCTCAGCACTTCAGAGCCAGAGCACCAGCAATGTGTGCAGCTTTGCCCAACGGGGTGCCTTAGCTGCGATTGAGGGATCCAGGGACTGCGTTCGAGAGATGGCGATCAGTTACAACCATCGGCGCACGTTGCTCACAGAAGGACTTCTGGCGCTGGATGGCATCACGTTGACTCCTCCGCAGGGTGCCTTTTATGCCTTCCCGCGCCTGCCCGACGGGGCACCGGATTCCATGGAGTTCTGTCGCCAAGCCCTCGAACAGGAAGGCCTGGCTGTCGTCCCAGGCCTCGCCTTCGGCGACGACCGTTGCATCCGTCTGTCGTGTGCCGTTTCGGATGAGACGATCAACGATGGTCTGAAGCGTCTGAAGCGACTGCTCAGTGCCATCTGA
- a CDS encoding putative selenate ABC transporter substrate-binding protein — protein sequence MSVREQRAVIATGLITGLAIAASCAAPEKDAKQAVLQIGAIPDQNPEKLNRLYGALSEELSEKLEVPVRYAPVSNYAAAVSAFRTGSLDLVWFGGLTGVQARLQTPGARVLAQRDIDAEFTSVFIANGASGLRPFTSADQLVELKGRRLAFGSESSTSGRLMPQYFMGENGVKPDDLEGGGPGFSGSHDATIAVVQSGAYEVGALNEQVWRSNVKDGRVDPDKVKVIWRTPPYVDYHWVVRPDLDARFGDGFTDNLQSTLLELSADTEKGAAILELFGAERFIPAEDGDYVMIETVGRQLGKIR from the coding sequence ATGTCTGTACGAGAACAGCGGGCCGTGATCGCCACCGGCCTGATCACTGGCCTGGCCATCGCGGCCAGCTGTGCTGCTCCTGAAAAAGACGCCAAACAGGCCGTCTTGCAGATCGGAGCCATCCCAGACCAGAACCCGGAGAAACTGAATCGCCTCTACGGCGCGCTCTCAGAGGAACTCAGCGAAAAGCTGGAGGTTCCCGTTCGTTATGCACCGGTCAGTAATTACGCAGCGGCGGTCAGCGCCTTCCGCACCGGCAGCCTTGATCTGGTGTGGTTCGGCGGACTCACCGGCGTGCAAGCAAGACTTCAGACGCCTGGCGCCCGCGTGCTGGCACAACGGGATATTGATGCCGAATTCACCAGCGTGTTCATCGCCAATGGCGCAAGTGGTTTACGCCCATTTACCAGTGCAGACCAATTGGTTGAGCTGAAAGGACGCCGCCTGGCTTTCGGTTCAGAGAGTTCCACCTCAGGCCGCCTGATGCCCCAGTACTTCATGGGGGAAAACGGCGTAAAACCTGACGATCTCGAGGGTGGAGGTCCCGGCTTTAGCGGTAGCCACGACGCAACCATCGCCGTGGTGCAAAGCGGTGCCTATGAGGTGGGTGCCTTGAATGAGCAGGTCTGGCGCAGCAATGTGAAGGACGGTCGTGTTGACCCCGACAAGGTGAAGGTGATCTGGAGGACACCGCCCTACGTGGATTACCACTGGGTGGTGCGCCCCGATCTTGATGCTCGCTTTGGCGATGGCTTCACCGACAACCTGCAATCCACGTTGTTGGAGCTATCGGCAGACACAGAAAAAGGTGCCGCGATTCTGGAGTTGTTCGGAGCGGAACGCTTTATCCCTGCTGAGGACGGCGACTACGTGATGATCGAAACTGTGGGTCGGCAGCTCGGCAAGATCCGTTGA
- a CDS encoding phosphonate ABC transporter ATP-binding protein — translation MTALLELTQACLGQRLQPITLTLRADERVVLLGASGAGKTTLLKLCNGALRPDAGSVHWCGQPHQHLSRRQQRRIGTLWQDLRLVEELSVIQNINSGALGRHGLLWALRNLMGPLEQDCCLEVMNQVNLDASLLNQPVRELSGGQRQRVALARLLRQLPEMVLADEPLSALDPTLADDVLNTLLLLPACLISLHRPDLIHRFDRVLGLRHGALVIDAAPETIHRDQMEWLYASP, via the coding sequence TTGACGGCTCTGCTGGAGCTGACCCAGGCCTGCTTGGGTCAACGGCTCCAACCGATCACATTGACGCTACGCGCGGATGAGCGGGTGGTTTTGCTCGGTGCCAGTGGCGCCGGCAAAACCACTCTCTTGAAGCTCTGCAACGGGGCCTTGAGACCCGATGCTGGATCGGTGCACTGGTGTGGGCAACCCCATCAACACCTGTCGCGGCGGCAACAGCGGCGCATCGGCACGCTCTGGCAGGACCTTCGCCTGGTGGAGGAACTGAGTGTCATCCAGAACATCAACAGTGGAGCCCTCGGACGCCATGGTCTGCTCTGGGCTCTTCGAAACTTGATGGGTCCCCTCGAACAGGATTGCTGTCTTGAGGTGATGAACCAGGTCAATCTGGATGCCTCACTCTTAAATCAGCCCGTTCGAGAGCTTTCGGGAGGTCAGCGCCAACGGGTAGCCCTGGCCCGCTTGCTGCGTCAGCTGCCTGAAATGGTCTTGGCTGACGAGCCCCTTTCGGCTCTCGATCCCACCCTTGCGGACGATGTCCTCAACACTCTTCTGCTTTTACCGGCGTGCCTGATCAGCCTGCATCGCCCCGATCTAATTCATCGATTTGATCGGGTTTTGGGGCTTCGTCATGGTGCCTTGGTGATCGATGCGGCCCCGGAGACGATTCATCGTGATCAGATGGAATGGCTGTACGCATCACCCTGA
- a CDS encoding ABC transporter permease, with amino-acid sequence MAVRITLKPALPLIPLLPGLSLLGIVAVLFRDGHGGGLPLLQEFAAAAVHPSLDPVVLGSLLNGLQITLVIALLSWGISSVLGVGLGLLCSITVSEIVTGVSWPAVLLRRCLAPLRAVHELIWGLLLLQVFGLNGWVAVCAIAIPYTVLMARVIADQVDCHVSPALPVLKGSGAAPWAVILTGLVPPLAQPLCNHVGHRLDCALRSALILGVFGLGGLGTDLSLSLRSLQFQEMWSGLWLLAIAMVILDRCLRMLRGWSRMLIIPVLSPLIAIAWGTHLDLQLSWPVGQWSVLFANVMDGSQGLSAALEISWPAVIASTLWITLIAGCIATGLPPLLLLVWPGKTSLRIQELLWGALRLLPAPLTALLLLMLAKPSLALAGLALGLHHSGVMGRVLMDDIRNTGLRSAQTLKSCGASPRVSWLYGPLADVSRPYLTYAIYRIDVILRDTAIIGLVGGAGLGWQLMEALSSFHWWLVFWIVLTSAVLTLLGESLGERLQGSWNSRAMAL; translated from the coding sequence ATGGCTGTACGCATCACCCTGAAACCGGCGCTGCCGCTGATCCCACTGCTACCTGGCCTGAGCCTGCTTGGCATCGTGGCTGTGCTGTTCAGGGACGGTCATGGCGGAGGGCTGCCTCTTCTGCAGGAGTTCGCGGCTGCAGCGGTGCATCCGTCACTCGATCCCGTTGTGTTGGGAAGCTTGCTGAACGGTCTTCAAATCACCCTGGTCATCGCGTTGCTGTCGTGGGGAATCAGCAGTGTTCTCGGCGTGGGACTCGGTCTCCTCTGCTCCATCACCGTTTCGGAGATTGTGACGGGTGTGAGCTGGCCAGCAGTGCTTCTTCGTCGCTGCCTGGCCCCCCTGCGAGCTGTTCATGAACTGATTTGGGGGCTGTTGTTGCTCCAGGTGTTCGGGCTGAATGGCTGGGTTGCTGTCTGCGCTATCGCCATTCCTTACACGGTGCTGATGGCGCGTGTGATTGCTGATCAGGTGGACTGTCATGTCTCCCCTGCCCTCCCCGTGCTCAAGGGCAGCGGCGCCGCACCATGGGCCGTCATCCTCACGGGGCTTGTTCCTCCCCTGGCGCAGCCGCTTTGCAACCACGTTGGCCACCGCCTCGACTGCGCGCTTCGCTCAGCACTCATTCTTGGCGTGTTCGGCCTCGGTGGCTTGGGTACGGACCTCAGTCTCAGCCTGCGCTCGCTCCAGTTTCAGGAGATGTGGAGTGGCCTGTGGTTGCTGGCCATCGCCATGGTGATTCTCGATCGTTGCCTTCGAATGCTGCGTGGCTGGTCGCGGATGCTGATCATTCCAGTGCTGAGCCCTTTGATCGCCATCGCCTGGGGCACACACCTGGATCTGCAGCTGTCATGGCCTGTCGGCCAGTGGTCTGTGCTCTTCGCCAACGTGATGGATGGGTCGCAAGGCCTGAGTGCTGCCCTTGAGATCTCTTGGCCAGCGGTGATTGCATCAACGTTATGGATCACTCTGATCGCCGGTTGCATTGCCACGGGCTTGCCTCCTCTGCTGCTTCTGGTTTGGCCTGGTAAGACCAGCCTCCGGATCCAGGAGTTGCTGTGGGGAGCGTTGCGACTACTCCCGGCCCCGCTCACAGCACTGCTGTTGCTGATGTTGGCCAAACCGAGTCTGGCCCTTGCAGGGCTGGCCCTTGGGCTTCACCACAGCGGTGTGATGGGACGGGTGCTGATGGACGACATTCGAAACACAGGGTTGCGTTCCGCCCAGACGCTGAAGTCCTGCGGCGCTTCCCCACGGGTTAGCTGGCTTTATGGACCGCTGGCTGATGTCAGCCGCCCTTACCTCACTTATGCGATTTACCGAATCGATGTGATCCTGCGCGACACCGCAATCATCGGACTCGTCGGGGGAGCCGGCCTTGGCTGGCAACTGATGGAAGCCCTCAGTTCCTTTCACTGGTGGTTGGTGTTTTGGATCGTGCTGACATCTGCTGTGCTCACGCTGCTGGGTGAGAGCCTGGGCGAACGTCTTCAGGGGAGCTGGAACAGCCGAGCCATGGCGTTATGA
- a CDS encoding GDSL-type esterase/lipase family protein: protein MSSSNEAPRQLIVLGDSGVHGWGDREEGGWCQRLRMRWMNLPAAPVVYPLGVRGDGLERVASRWRSEWSCRGELRRQTPGGLLLSVGLNDTARVGRIDGRPQLEVDAYAFGISQLLGEMGREIQVFVLGLTAVDEHVMPFAGCLWYSNRQIAATEAALAEQCREADVPFLPVHQEMQEEPDWLTWMEPDGIHLNAEGHRWLDQRLDQWAPLRQWAGLAPLNTSTPISM, encoded by the coding sequence ATGAGCAGTTCAAACGAAGCCCCCCGTCAGTTGATCGTGTTGGGGGACAGTGGGGTGCATGGATGGGGGGACCGAGAGGAGGGCGGCTGGTGTCAGAGGCTTCGCATGCGCTGGATGAATCTGCCTGCTGCTCCAGTCGTCTATCCACTGGGCGTACGCGGAGACGGCTTGGAACGCGTCGCGTCCCGTTGGCGGAGCGAGTGGTCCTGTCGCGGTGAACTGCGCCGACAGACACCTGGCGGGTTACTGCTCAGTGTTGGGCTCAATGACACAGCCAGAGTTGGTCGGATCGACGGCAGACCGCAGCTAGAGGTGGATGCCTATGCCTTCGGCATCAGCCAGCTCCTCGGTGAAATGGGGCGGGAGATTCAGGTCTTTGTTCTGGGCCTCACCGCAGTGGATGAGCACGTCATGCCTTTTGCCGGCTGCCTCTGGTACAGCAATCGGCAGATCGCAGCGACAGAAGCAGCCCTGGCGGAACAATGTCGCGAGGCGGATGTTCCCTTCCTGCCCGTGCATCAGGAGATGCAGGAGGAGCCCGACTGGTTGACCTGGATGGAACCCGATGGGATTCATCTCAACGCCGAAGGACACCGCTGGCTGGACCAGCGCCTGGATCAGTGGGCGCCGTTACGCCAATGGGCCGGACTCGCTCCGCTTAACACATCAACACCTATCAGCATGTAA
- a CDS encoding PCP reductase family protein, protein MLRFQPVAPLVPQFGTFVPDHGCIGFGRMDWQPDALAALKKDVPFFVRPAVRKRVEAMANSEGRSDIDLSFYQSAKQAMAPS, encoded by the coding sequence ATGCTTCGCTTTCAACCGGTCGCCCCTTTGGTGCCGCAATTCGGCACTTTCGTGCCGGATCATGGGTGCATCGGTTTTGGTCGGATGGACTGGCAACCAGATGCCCTGGCAGCCCTTAAAAAAGATGTTCCTTTCTTCGTACGTCCTGCTGTCCGCAAACGCGTTGAGGCGATGGCGAATTCAGAAGGACGCTCTGACATTGATCTGAGCTTCTACCAGTCCGCAAAGCAGGCGATGGCGCCAAGCTGA
- a CDS encoding sigma-70 family RNA polymerase sigma factor, whose protein sequence is MISQRHLRQESRRVLPPCIARRNQQVLEHLGLAHCAARRQQKRGPEEFDDLIQESRFGLIRGLDLFDPQRGIRPSSYLLSRATGQILHYRRDRSRTIRIPWRLRDLYAAGKKIQLDREQNQQPSLSDHQLADALSVHPERWAAAVQSHGASQVFDLSASHMDPTQPCEDDEQLNWLKSVMHQLEGTPGIVVQAHLIERKSIKDLAEALNCSRASLRIHLKVGLKLLRQWAQRDGLIPIQTS, encoded by the coding sequence TTGATTTCACAACGTCACCTGCGGCAGGAATCCCGCCGCGTGCTGCCCCCCTGCATTGCGCGGCGCAATCAACAGGTGCTTGAACACCTCGGTCTGGCCCACTGCGCGGCCCGTCGCCAACAGAAACGCGGGCCTGAGGAATTTGACGACCTCATTCAGGAGTCGCGGTTTGGGTTGATTCGAGGTCTTGATCTGTTTGATCCACAACGGGGCATCCGACCCAGCAGCTATCTCCTTTCTCGAGCCACAGGTCAGATCCTTCATTACCGCCGCGATCGTTCTCGAACGATCCGAATTCCCTGGAGGTTGCGGGATCTGTACGCCGCAGGGAAGAAGATTCAACTCGATCGCGAACAGAACCAGCAACCGAGCCTCAGCGATCACCAGCTTGCCGACGCACTCTCAGTTCACCCAGAGCGTTGGGCCGCCGCCGTTCAGAGCCATGGGGCTAGCCAGGTCTTCGACCTGAGTGCCAGCCATATGGATCCAACACAACCTTGCGAGGACGATGAGCAACTGAACTGGCTGAAGAGCGTGATGCACCAGTTGGAGGGCACGCCAGGCATCGTTGTGCAGGCCCACTTGATCGAACGCAAGAGCATCAAAGACCTGGCTGAAGCCTTGAACTGCAGCCGTGCCTCCTTGCGGATTCATCTGAAAGTGGGACTGAAGCTCCTGAGGCAATGGGCCCAGCGCGATGGTCTGATCCCCATCCAGACAAGCTGA
- a CDS encoding TIGR00297 family protein produces the protein MSGLWIQALVVNTVLIALAQRTPLLTRRGWVHAAALGTILWGCLGWSGWLAVVAYLSLGTLVTKIGFQNKQIRGLAEARGGQRGPENVWGSAAVGAFLALLIGAGVEPRALLMVGFAASFAAKLADTFGSEIGKRFGRTTVLITSLRPVPPGTEGAISLEGTLASAVGSIVMTLVMLALQLLPSWPLAGLVMVVGLLATLAESLLGALVQDRVAWLSNELVNALQTLLAALLAMLLMAL, from the coding sequence ATGTCTGGACTCTGGATTCAGGCCCTGGTGGTGAACACGGTCTTGATTGCTTTGGCGCAGCGAACACCCTTGCTCACCCGCAGGGGATGGGTGCACGCGGCAGCGCTAGGCACGATCCTTTGGGGTTGTCTTGGTTGGTCGGGCTGGCTTGCCGTTGTGGCCTATCTCAGCCTGGGAACTCTGGTCACCAAGATCGGTTTTCAGAACAAGCAGATCCGGGGCCTCGCCGAAGCCCGCGGTGGCCAGCGCGGCCCGGAAAATGTCTGGGGTTCGGCAGCGGTTGGGGCGTTCCTGGCGTTGCTCATCGGTGCCGGTGTCGAGCCCCGCGCGCTGCTGATGGTTGGTTTTGCCGCAAGTTTCGCCGCCAAGCTCGCCGATACCTTTGGCAGCGAGATCGGCAAACGCTTCGGTCGCACCACGGTTTTGATCACTAGCCTGCGCCCTGTCCCTCCGGGAACGGAGGGGGCCATCAGCCTCGAGGGAACGCTGGCGAGTGCCGTCGGCAGCATTGTGATGACACTCGTCATGCTGGCGCTTCAGCTGCTTCCCTCTTGGCCCTTGGCTGGGCTGGTGATGGTGGTTGGTCTGCTGGCCACCCTTGCCGAAAGCCTGCTTGGCGCCCTCGTGCAGGATCGCGTGGCCTGGTTGAGCAATGAGCTGGTCAATGCTCTCCAGACCCTGTTGGCCGCTCTCCTGGCCATGCTGCTGATGGCGCTTTGA